From the genome of Pseudomonas putida:
GTTTGAATAAGGCATGAGCGGATAGATACCACCCCTTGGCCATGCCAATGGATCGAAGCTGTCGGCTACCAGCGGGGTCATGATGTCCACGCTATCCGCTTGCATCAGCGCGACGCGTCCGCCCCACTCGGGAATTAGCGACAACGACCAAGTTTTATTGCTGAGTTCTACGCGAGTCATTGGCAGTTCCTTTTTCAAGCATGCAGCGTCCCGCCCGGCGCGTTTTTACACGCCGGTGGGGGTTGTTATTAGGGTCGCGGTTCGGGCGGGCTCAGCTTCGGCGGAACTGCTCGAATACGCTCATGTTCATTTCAAGCCCAAGGCCTGCTGCCGTTGGAACATGCATCAGTCCATCGTGCAGCAACCCTTTGATGTCATAGAGCCAACCATCCGTCTCGACGTAGTGGTATTCCACCAATGGCACTCCTGGCTGAGCGGCGGCCAGGTGAAGGGTCGCTAATAGGCCAGGGCCGAAGTACGGGCTATGAGGCAGAACCAAGGTGTCGTACTGCGCAGCCAGATTGGCGATGCGCATGCACTCGCTGACGCCGCCAACCTTGGTTACCGATGGCTGAATAGAATCCACTGCACCTTGTCGAAGGGCTTCTTCGAATTGCACAGCGGTACACCAGTTCTCACCGGCGGATATCGGCACGCCATGTCCGCGTAAGCTGGCCAGCGCTTGGAAGTCTTCTGGGGGGAAGATCGGTTCCTCCAGCCATGCCAAGTCGATTTCGGCCAACTTTGGCAACCATTCGCGAGTGGCGTCGATTGCCCATGAACAGTTGACGTCGGTGGCCAGAGGAATGTCGCGGCCGATGGCACGACGGCACTCGGCGACTTCCCCGACAACGTTTTCGTGCAGCTTGATGTGCTTGAAACCTTCGCGCAGCGCGCGCTCGCAGACTTTCGGCGCGATCGAGCCTTCGCCATAACGGACCAAGCTGGCATAAGCGGGAATAGATGACCGGGTACCGCCACCCAGCAGGTGGTGCAGGGGCAGTTCCTCACGTTTGGCCTGCAGATCCCAGAGGGCCATGTCCACCCCAGATAAGCCGAACATCGTCACACCGTAACGACCGAAGATGTGCAACCGTAGCTGGGTGTCCAAGTTCCATGCCGCGATATCGGTGATGGTCTGGCCGACGGCCAACGGGGCGATCAGGCGATCGATCATTGCCCTTACCGAATCGGCCACGAAATAACCGAATGCCTCACCCCAGCCCACATTGCCGAGCTCGTCTTCCACCCGCACCAGCACGTTTTCCAGCGTGTGCCAGGTCATCGGGGTGATGATCTTGGGGTTGCCGCCGTCGTGGAACGGTATCTCGACCACGAAGGTCTTGATACTGGCAATTTTCATGACCGCGCTCCAAGTACGCTCACCAATGGCGCACCGGCATAAGCTCCACCTACATGGTCGCGACCAGATGTGTGTGGGTCCATCTGTTCGTAAGGCAGGTATTCAGGTGCCAGATGATCCTTGGCATTGTCTTTCGGCTGGTAGCCGAGGGCGCGGGCACGGCCGTTGCTGAACAGCGGATTGGGGCTTTCCGAGACGCCGTAGACGATCTCCTGGCGTACCTCGGGATGCTCCAGGCCAATGCGGATCAACTGGGCAAGATCTCGACCGCTGGTCCACATACGCAGGCGACGCGCGTCAGAAACCTTTGCGTCCGCATTACCGATTCGGATAATGAAGGTGGCCAAGTCGTAGCGCTGGGAGAACGCCGCACAGGCGGCTTCGCCGAAGACCTTGCTCATCGCGTAATAGCTATCAGGCGCTGGAATTGCATCATCGAAGGTCTCGGCTGCATCGGTTCGATATTGCCCAACCACATGGTGGCTGCTGGTGAAGAGGAAACGTTTTGCGCCATGCCGTTGCGCAGCTTCCAGCAGATACAGCGTCGCGTGGTAGTTGGGCTCGACCGTCGCCTGGAACGCAATGTCAGTACCGTGTGCACACGCTAAATGAAGAATGCCGTACGTGCCCTGAACTGCGCGATCAACCAAAGCGGGATCGGTAAGGTCGCCTACGATTTCTGTTTCTCCCGGCTGAAGATCGCCGACTGGTCGGCGATCGAGCAAACGCAATTGGTAGTGCTCGCGCAGCAGAGGGCGAAGCGCGGTACCGACGATGCCTGCGGCACCGGTGATCAACAAGGTTTGCATTCCTGATACTCCTCGAATTGCTGACTGCCGCGCCAGGCATTGCTGCACGGCAAATTGTATTCACACGATGGCAGGGGCTGCCTCGACCGCGGCTCGTTCGTTTACGAATAGCGCCACGATGACAGCTCCAACAATGCCCAGCGCGCCGGCCAAGGCAAAGCCACTGGAGAAGGTGCCCGTCGACTGAATAATGATCCCGGTAACCGTAGGTGCCACGATCCCGGACAGATTGGCTAGGCCATGCATGAAGCCGCCAGCGGTACCAACCTGATGATCAGGTACAGCGTCTTGGATCATCGACCAGTAGGCTGGTGCAGATAGCATCAGGAAGCCCACGGCAACGGTCATTACCGCCACCGCCGCGCTGATGCTTTCAAGCTGCCCTGTCAGGGCGACGCAGCTAGCGGCCACCAGCAGGCAGCTGACCAGCACCAGCTTGCGCGAATACAGACGGCGCCCGGTGCGCTTAAACACCCAGTCGATCAGTAACCCACCACCGATAAAGCCGAACGTACCCACCAGCCACGGCAGCGCGGTGACCACGCTCATCGATTTGAGGTCGATGCCCTTGGCGTCGATCAGGTAGCTCGGGAACCAGGTCATGAAGAAGTACAGGATGTAGTTGTAACAAAAAAGCGACAGCCCGGAGATCAGCACCGCACGCTGAGTGATGACCTGCATGACCGGGGTGCGAGGTGCCTCGTCCGCCGCCTGCACCGGAACATCGCGCTCGGCGTTAATCAGTGCCAGTTCCTCGGCACTGACCCGAGGGTGTTCATTGGGCGTGGATGCAGCCATGCGCCACCAAGCGACCGCCCAAAGAATGCCAATGCAGGCGATCACCACAAAGGCAACGCGCCAACCCAGCCAAATGGCCAGGAAGCCAACGATCGGACCCGCCAACGCGCCGCCCAACGGGCCGCCCGCCTGGGCAATGCCAATGGCCCGAGCTCGCTCGGTGATGGGGAACCAGCTATTGATGGCCTTGTTGGCGGTAGTACTGACCGGGCCTTCGCCGACGCCGAATAAGGCACGCACGATCAACAGCGACCAAAAATTGAAAGCCAGGGCGGTAGAACCGCACAGAACCGACCAGAAACCCATCGACCAGGTCAGCACGCGCTTGGGACCGAAACGGTCGGCCAGGTAACCGCCGACGAAGCAGAACAGCGCATAGCCAAAGAAGAAGCTGCTGAAAATCAGTCCTTTCTCGGCTGGGGTCAGGTGGTAGTCCTGGGTGATAAAAGGCATGGCGATCGAAAGCGCAGCACGATCGACATAGTTAATAACCATGGCGAGGAAAAGCATGGACAGGATTGTCCAGCGGTAGGACTTGTTGTTATTCATCGGTGACTCCGCGCGCCCTCGTTGGGGCGCGTCTGTTGTTATCGCTGTCGATGTCAAACGGTGTAGTCG
Proteins encoded in this window:
- a CDS encoding NAD-dependent epimerase/dehydratase family protein, with the protein product MQTLLITGAAGIVGTALRPLLREHYQLRLLDRRPVGDLQPGETEIVGDLTDPALVDRAVQGTYGILHLACAHGTDIAFQATVEPNYHATLYLLEAAQRHGAKRFLFTSSHHVVGQYRTDAAETFDDAIPAPDSYYAMSKVFGEAACAAFSQRYDLATFIIRIGNADAKVSDARRLRMWTSGRDLAQLIRIGLEHPEVRQEIVYGVSESPNPLFSNGRARALGYQPKDNAKDHLAPEYLPYEQMDPHTSGRDHVGGAYAGAPLVSVLGARS
- a CDS encoding MFS transporter; this translates as MNNNKSYRWTILSMLFLAMVINYVDRAALSIAMPFITQDYHLTPAEKGLIFSSFFFGYALFCFVGGYLADRFGPKRVLTWSMGFWSVLCGSTALAFNFWSLLIVRALFGVGEGPVSTTANKAINSWFPITERARAIGIAQAGGPLGGALAGPIVGFLAIWLGWRVAFVVIACIGILWAVAWWRMAASTPNEHPRVSAEELALINAERDVPVQAADEAPRTPVMQVITQRAVLISGLSLFCYNYILYFFMTWFPSYLIDAKGIDLKSMSVVTALPWLVGTFGFIGGGLLIDWVFKRTGRRLYSRKLVLVSCLLVAASCVALTGQLESISAAVAVMTVAVGFLMLSAPAYWSMIQDAVPDHQVGTAGGFMHGLANLSGIVAPTVTGIIIQSTGTFSSGFALAGALGIVGAVIVALFVNERAAVEAAPAIV
- a CDS encoding mandelate racemase/muconate lactonizing enzyme family protein, which encodes MKIASIKTFVVEIPFHDGGNPKIITPMTWHTLENVLVRVEDELGNVGWGEAFGYFVADSVRAMIDRLIAPLAVGQTITDIAAWNLDTQLRLHIFGRYGVTMFGLSGVDMALWDLQAKREELPLHHLLGGGTRSSIPAYASLVRYGEGSIAPKVCERALREGFKHIKLHENVVGEVAECRRAIGRDIPLATDVNCSWAIDATREWLPKLAEIDLAWLEEPIFPPEDFQALASLRGHGVPISAGENWCTAVQFEEALRQGAVDSIQPSVTKVGGVSECMRIANLAAQYDTLVLPHSPYFGPGLLATLHLAAAQPGVPLVEYHYVETDGWLYDIKGLLHDGLMHVPTAAGLGLEMNMSVFEQFRRS